Proteins encoded within one genomic window of Ranitomeya variabilis isolate aRanVar5 chromosome 4, aRanVar5.hap1, whole genome shotgun sequence:
- the TAGLN gene encoding transgelin, with the protein MANKGPSYGMSRDVQSRIEKKYDEELEARLVQWIKMQGGSEVGEPPEPGRYGFQQWLKNGVVLSKLINSLYPKGSQPVKIPDPPPSMVFKQMEQVAQFLKASEDYGVVKTDIFQTVDLYEGKDLAAVQRTIIALGSIAVTKNDGQYQGDPSWFMKKAQEHKRDFSDDKLKQGKNVIGLQMGSNQGATQSGMTGYGRPRQIIS; encoded by the exons ATGGCCAATAAAGGTCCATCCTACGGCATGAGCCGTGACGTCCAATCTCGCATAGAGAAGAAGTATGATGAAGAGCTGGAAGCGCGCCTAGTCCAGTGGATTAAGATGCAGGGAGGATCAGAGGTGGGAGAACCCCCTGAACCAGGAAGATATGGATTCCAGCAGTGGTTAAAGAATGGAGTG GTTCTTTCCAAATTGATTAACAGCCTATACCCCAAAGGATCGCAGCCCGTGAAGATCCCCGATCCTCCCCCAAGCATGGTCTTCAAGCAGATGGAGCAGGTGGCACAATTTCTGAAAGCATCTGAGGATTATGGAGTGGTAAAAACAGATATCTTCCAAACCGTGGACCTGTATGAAG GAAAAGATCTGGCTGCTGTTCAGAGGACAATTATTGCTCTCGGGAGTATCGCAGTTACCAAAAATGATGGCCAATACCAAGGAGACCCATCCTGGTTCATGAA GAAAGCTCAGGAGCACAAGCGGGACTTCTCTGACGATAAACTCAAACAAGGAAAGAATGTGATTGGTTTGCAGATGGGAAGCAACCAGGGGGCCACCCAGTCTGGCATGACCGGATACGGGCGCCCAAGACAGATCATCAGTTAA